A region of Ferruginibacter albus DNA encodes the following proteins:
- a CDS encoding response regulator, with protein MNPNSVELLLVEDSIHDAELTIRELKKHNMANNLYHAKDGEEAIDFIFCTGKFEGKRQITNSPKMVLLDIQMPKVNGIEVLQKIKSDERTQAMPVIILTSSKEDPDIKRCYELGANSYIVKPVNFERFAEAIRNLGYYWLLLNEQPIPKINK; from the coding sequence ATGAATCCAAATTCCGTAGAACTGCTATTAGTGGAAGACAGCATCCACGATGCCGAATTAACCATTCGTGAATTAAAAAAGCACAACATGGCCAACAACCTTTACCATGCTAAAGATGGGGAGGAGGCAATAGACTTTATTTTTTGCACCGGCAAATTTGAAGGCAAACGGCAAATAACCAATTCGCCCAAAATGGTACTGTTGGATATTCAGATGCCTAAAGTAAATGGCATTGAAGTATTACAAAAGATCAAGTCGGATGAACGTACACAGGCAATGCCCGTCATCATCTTAACATCATCAAAAGAAGATCCGGATATAAAACGATGTTATGAATTAGGCGCTAACAGTTATATCGTTAAGCCCGTTAACTTTGAGCGTTTTGCAGAAGCTATCCGGAACCTAGGCTATTATTGGCTATTATTAAATGAACAGCCCATTCCTAAAATCAACAAATGA
- a CDS encoding PAS domain S-box protein: MSKLLKILILEDSMLDAEMVQRSLKKENLVCEFIIAQSRQEYVSALNEEDPDVILADNSLPQFDATEALKLIRQRSLYTPFIMVTGSISEEFAVDIIKHGANDYILKDRLIRLPSAITSALKQEQAEREKEKALKKLIQSEEKFRNLLESAPDAMVIVNEKGTILLINAQTEELFGYTREEVASKPLEVLIDNEFDEAYSLRNVSHLKKLQKKQPKGAWEFYCRKKEGRTFPVEIRVNPLETSEGQLIIVAIRDITERKKSEQILHQMEQEILKQQIQEQKRISRAIIKAQEKERNHIGQELHDNVNQILVSSKLYLDIAGKSNDIVKELVKYPIELIESSIAEIRQLTRRYVTPLKNINLKDLIVALLSNISSNTSTKTNLSYKLTEEIEDDLKLNIYRIIQEQLNNIVKHADAKNISVSLSINKENIEINVTDDGKGFDVKKKRDGIGISNIINRIESFNGNINIKSTPGQGSKIDILLPY, from the coding sequence ATGAGTAAGTTGCTAAAAATATTAATACTGGAAGATAGTATGCTGGATGCAGAAATGGTTCAGCGTTCGTTGAAAAAAGAAAATCTTGTTTGTGAATTTATCATAGCACAAAGCAGGCAGGAATATGTTTCTGCACTCAATGAAGAGGATCCTGATGTTATCCTTGCAGATAATTCCTTGCCGCAGTTTGATGCGACCGAAGCGTTGAAATTAATACGCCAACGTTCTTTGTACACCCCTTTTATAATGGTTACCGGTTCCATATCGGAAGAGTTTGCGGTGGACATCATCAAACATGGTGCGAATGATTATATTTTAAAAGACAGGTTGATACGTTTGCCTTCTGCCATAACAAGTGCATTAAAGCAGGAACAGGCAGAAAGAGAGAAAGAAAAGGCTTTAAAAAAGCTGATACAAAGCGAAGAAAAATTCAGGAACCTCTTGGAAAGCGCTCCCGATGCAATGGTTATTGTAAATGAAAAAGGAACGATACTTTTAATTAATGCACAAACAGAAGAATTATTTGGTTATACAAGAGAAGAAGTAGCCAGCAAGCCATTAGAGGTGTTAATAGATAATGAATTTGATGAGGCGTATTCTTTACGTAATGTAAGTCATCTTAAAAAATTACAGAAGAAACAACCTAAAGGCGCCTGGGAGTTTTATTGCAGAAAAAAAGAAGGACGAACTTTCCCTGTTGAAATAAGAGTGAATCCTTTAGAAACATCAGAAGGACAGCTGATCATTGTTGCCATACGTGATATTACAGAACGAAAAAAATCGGAACAGATACTGCACCAGATGGAGCAGGAAATATTGAAGCAACAAATACAGGAACAAAAAAGAATTTCAAGAGCTATTATAAAAGCGCAGGAAAAAGAAAGAAATCATATAGGACAGGAATTACATGATAATGTGAACCAGATATTGGTAAGCTCTAAATTGTATTTGGATATTGCAGGTAAGAGTAATGATATTGTAAAAGAGCTGGTAAAATACCCGATCGAATTAATAGAAAGCTCTATTGCTGAAATAAGACAATTGACAAGAAGATATGTTACGCCTTTAAAAAACATCAATTTAAAAGATTTGATTGTGGCGCTTCTTAGTAATATATCAAGCAACACATCTACCAAAACCAATTTAAGCTATAAGCTTACGGAAGAAATTGAAGACGATCTTAAGCTGAATATATATCGCATCATACAGGAACAATTAAACAATATCGTTAAACATGCCGATGCCAAAAACATATCTGTGTCTTTAAGTATCAATAAAGAAAATATTGAGATCAATGTAACCGATGATGGAAAAGGTTTTGATGTTAAAAAGAAAAGAGATGGTATCGGCATTTCAAATATCATCAACAGAATAGAATCTTTTAATGGCAATATCAATATTAAAAGCACTCCGGGACAGGGTTCTAAAATAGATATATTACTCCCCTATTAA
- a CDS encoding helix-turn-helix domain-containing protein — protein sequence MTAEHTLLITLGLRIKNIRKDKNMTQSALSHKCGFPKGTLSRIEKGKTNLTIRSLWKICSALETEMGELFTNL from the coding sequence GTGACAGCAGAGCATACCTTATTAATTACATTGGGATTAAGAATAAAAAATATTCGGAAAGACAAAAACATGACCCAATCGGCTCTTTCGCATAAATGCGGTTTCCCAAAAGGCACTTTATCAAGGATAGAAAAAGGAAAAACCAACCTAACCATACGTTCATTATGGAAAATATGTTCGGCATTGGAAACCGAAATGGGAGAACTGTTTACTAATCTTTAA
- a CDS encoding sensor histidine kinase — MFKTDTEILITILLGCLLFAILAIVIIWVIINYKRRQQKHFLEIEAMNEEFEKQLMRSQIEVQEATFSELSKELHDNIGQLLSSTKMLIGITERKLSDPPESLLIADETLAKAIHELRSLSKSLDKEWLQQFNFIDNLTNEINRINIAGELKIKFIHPSSLPLKADEQIILFRIVQEAVQNAIKHGRSNSIGITITERSFLLFITIEDDGKGFDTSLQSKGMGLRNIEHRTHLLKGTVTWKSEMDAGTTINIQLPIQS; from the coding sequence ATGTTCAAAACCGATACAGAAATACTCATTACAATCCTCCTAGGATGTCTGTTGTTTGCAATATTGGCAATTGTTATTATTTGGGTGATCATTAACTATAAGAGAAGACAACAAAAACACTTTTTAGAAATTGAGGCTATGAATGAAGAGTTTGAAAAACAATTGATGCGATCACAGATCGAAGTGCAGGAAGCAACATTTTCTGAATTAAGTAAAGAGCTGCATGATAATATCGGGCAGCTATTAAGCAGCACTAAAATGCTGATAGGGATTACCGAAAGAAAATTGAGCGATCCACCCGAAAGCCTGTTGATAGCTGATGAAACATTGGCCAAAGCCATTCATGAATTACGTTCTCTTTCAAAATCACTGGATAAAGAATGGTTACAGCAATTTAATTTTATCGACAATTTAACCAATGAGATCAATCGCATTAATATAGCCGGCGAACTTAAAATAAAATTCATTCACCCTTCCTCGCTTCCGTTAAAAGCAGATGAACAGATCATCTTATTCCGAATTGTACAGGAAGCTGTTCAAAACGCCATAAAGCACGGACGCTCTAATTCTATCGGCATTACAATTACTGAAAGATCTTTTTTATTATTCATTACCATTGAAGATGATGGAAAGGGGTTTGACACCAGCCTTCAATCAAAAGGAATGGGTTTACGCAATATTGAACACCGCACTCATTTATTAAAAGGCACCGTAACGTGGAAATCTGAAATGGATGCAGGAACAACCATAAACATACAATTACCAATTCAGTCATGA
- a CDS encoding response regulator transcription factor, with amino-acid sequence MRKIAIGLVDDHQLFLKSLSVLLDGISTYEVVVEALNGKDLQEKLLAKNSTPDIILIDVNMPIMNGIETAQWLHVNYPAMKLVALSMNDNDRTIIDMIKAGCCAYLLKDTHPNELEKALNEINTQGYYNGDIANINYRRLLTSANETENISFTEKEKEFLQLACSDMTYKQIAGIMNITERAVDKTRETLFEKLQVQSRVGLALEAIRRKLATL; translated from the coding sequence ATGAGAAAAATAGCTATCGGACTTGTAGATGATCATCAATTATTTTTAAAATCCTTAAGTGTTTTATTAGATGGAATAAGCACATATGAAGTGGTAGTAGAAGCGTTGAATGGAAAAGACCTGCAGGAAAAGCTGCTTGCCAAAAACAGTACACCGGATATTATATTAATTGATGTGAATATGCCGATAATGAATGGCATTGAAACAGCACAGTGGCTGCACGTCAATTATCCCGCAATGAAACTGGTAGCATTGTCAATGAATGATAATGACAGAACCATTATAGATATGATCAAAGCAGGATGTTGCGCCTATCTTTTAAAAGATACACATCCCAACGAATTGGAAAAAGCCTTAAATGAGATCAACACACAAGGCTATTATAATGGTGATATAGCCAACATTAATTATCGCCGTTTATTAACGTCTGCCAACGAAACTGAAAACATTTCTTTTACTGAAAAGGAAAAAGAATTTTTGCAACTTGCCTGCAGCGATATGACGTATAAGCAAATTGCAGGCATCATGAACATTACGGAAAGAGCTGTTGACAAAACACGGGAAACATTATTTGAAAAGCTGCAAGTGCAAAGCCGCGTTGGGCTTGCATTAGAAGCTATCAGAAGAAAGCTTGCCACACTTTAA
- a CDS encoding di-heme oxidoreductase family protein has product MRKFYIIFGLALLVGTFSMCNKAGVFPDDGYDSRLSGGSATTFDETSHALSSAIDGLSERDARVHDLGDATFSQTFVVDSRPNFTGLGPVFNNVSCISCHRHDGEGIPTMGFSNSGMLFRISIPGSDAHGGPLTPDGFGGQLQDQHIFGAAPEVTFNPIVYDNVTVTYPDGNTTTLKKPTYSIASSYIPMPAGYMLSPRLAPPVVGMGLLELVPEQTILSFQDPNDANNDGIRGKANYVYDAYTHQTLIGRFGWKANTATLLTQVATAYQQDMGITSYVQPVESAFGQTQMNAVPKELPMEIVDSLLNYTVFYVKTLAVPARRNVTDDDIKRGEYLFNQVNCSGCHRPTMQTEINQSLAQLSNQRIHPYTDLLVHDMGPGLADNRPDFLAGGQDWRTAPLWGVGLLDKANGIPYFLHDGRATTIEEAILWHDGEAKQSRDQFMQLNKDDRNRIIKFVESL; this is encoded by the coding sequence TTGAGAAAATTTTATATCATATTTGGATTAGCATTATTAGTTGGCACATTCTCTATGTGTAACAAAGCCGGCGTTTTTCCCGATGATGGCTACGACAGTCGTTTAAGTGGAGGATCGGCCACTACTTTTGATGAAACTTCCCATGCCTTAAGCAGTGCTATTGATGGCTTAAGCGAACGCGATGCCCGTGTACATGATTTAGGTGATGCTACTTTCTCGCAAACATTTGTAGTGGACTCCCGTCCAAACTTTACGGGATTAGGGCCTGTATTTAACAATGTATCTTGTATCAGCTGTCATCGCCATGATGGTGAAGGAATTCCTACTATGGGATTCAGCAATTCAGGAATGTTATTTCGTATAAGCATTCCCGGTAGTGATGCTCATGGCGGTCCGCTAACACCTGATGGTTTTGGAGGGCAATTGCAGGATCAGCATATTTTTGGCGCTGCCCCCGAAGTAACGTTCAATCCTATTGTGTATGATAATGTAACAGTGACTTATCCGGATGGGAATACAACGACATTAAAGAAACCAACATATAGTATTGCATCGTCTTACATTCCAATGCCTGCGGGTTATATGTTATCACCTCGTTTAGCACCTCCGGTAGTAGGTATGGGCTTGTTGGAGTTGGTACCTGAACAAACTATTCTTTCTTTTCAAGATCCAAATGATGCAAACAATGATGGTATACGTGGCAAAGCAAACTATGTATATGATGCATATACTCATCAAACTTTAATAGGAAGATTTGGCTGGAAAGCAAATACAGCCACATTGCTTACGCAGGTAGCTACCGCTTACCAGCAGGATATGGGAATTACCAGTTATGTGCAACCGGTTGAAAGCGCATTTGGGCAAACGCAAATGAATGCCGTGCCCAAAGAACTTCCCATGGAAATAGTGGACAGTCTCTTAAATTATACAGTTTTTTATGTAAAGACATTGGCTGTGCCGGCAAGACGAAATGTTACAGATGATGATATAAAACGCGGAGAATATTTATTTAACCAGGTTAATTGTTCCGGTTGTCATCGTCCCACTATGCAAACAGAAATTAATCAATCATTGGCACAATTATCTAACCAACGCATACATCCGTATACAGATCTATTAGTGCATGATATGGGACCCGGGCTAGCTGATAATCGCCCTGATTTTTTAGCAGGTGGACAAGACTGGCGTACAGCACCACTTTGGGGAGTTGGCCTGCTGGATAAAGCAAATGGTATTCCTTATTTTTTACATGATGGGCGTGCTACAACTATTGAAGAAGCTATACTGTGGCATGATGGAGAAGCGAAACAATCCAGAGATCAGTTTATGCAATTGAATAAAGACGATCGCAACAGGATAATCAAATTTGTTGAATCATTATAA
- a CDS encoding imelysin family protein produces MKKITYLIAATVLLLTACSKDDTPTPAVDFTQQEDSVINDFVNRTAIPQYQGLAAAANVLNIAVDTLHNNPTTINLQAAKLAWKNVRVNWEQCEGFLFGPIEDNDYDPNTDTWPTDYTQLDSIITSSNPLEVSDIANLPQSLRGYHPIEFVLFGRGSGRTVTNFTDTPRLLKYAVSLSDDLYTNNALPLLQSWTAGGDNYAQKILNPSSSNNKFKTKQDVFLAIIGAMSDICGEVGEGKMKEPFDAHDSTITESPYSNNTTTDFKNNIIGIQNVYMGLNGGRGLKDLVALKNKNLDNQIQAKITEAINSFNNITLPYEQAIYTQRSLVQQTMDKLGELKVLLDNDLTTFVTTYVKD; encoded by the coding sequence ATGAAAAAAATAACCTACTTAATAGCCGCAACGGTATTATTGTTAACAGCGTGTAGCAAAGATGATACACCTACACCTGCTGTTGATTTTACACAACAGGAGGATTCTGTTATCAATGACTTTGTAAACAGAACAGCCATCCCACAATACCAAGGCTTAGCTGCTGCAGCAAATGTATTGAACATTGCAGTAGATACATTACATAATAATCCAACTACTATTAATTTACAGGCAGCAAAATTAGCCTGGAAAAACGTTCGTGTAAATTGGGAACAATGTGAAGGTTTCTTGTTTGGGCCCATCGAGGATAATGATTATGATCCTAACACTGATACCTGGCCTACAGACTATACTCAATTAGACTCGATCATAACAAGTAGCAACCCGTTGGAAGTATCAGATATTGCCAACCTGCCGCAATCATTGCGTGGTTATCATCCAATTGAATTCGTTTTATTCGGTAGAGGAAGCGGACGTACCGTTACTAATTTTACAGATACTCCCCGTTTATTAAAATATGCAGTAAGCTTATCAGACGATCTTTATACAAATAATGCATTGCCTTTATTACAAAGCTGGACTGCTGGTGGAGATAACTATGCTCAGAAAATATTAAATCCAAGCAGCAGCAATAATAAATTTAAAACCAAGCAAGATGTGTTTTTAGCAATCATCGGAGCTATGAGCGATATTTGCGGGGAGGTTGGAGAAGGAAAAATGAAAGAACCTTTTGATGCACATGATTCAACCATTACGGAATCTCCTTATTCCAATAATACTACTACTGATTTTAAAAATAATATCATCGGTATTCAAAATGTATACATGGGATTGAATGGTGGTAGAGGTTTGAAAGACCTGGTAGCATTGAAGAATAAAAATTTAGACAATCAAATTCAGGCAAAGATCACAGAGGCGATCAATTCGTTTAATAATATCACCTTGCCATACGAGCAGGCTATCTATACGCAACGCTCATTAGTGCAGCAAACAATGGATAAGTTGGGTGAATTGAAAGTGTTGCTGGATAATGACCTGACCACTTTTGTTACAACATACGTGAAAGACTAA
- a CDS encoding sensor histidine kinase, with protein sequence MTSEQLKLLVDTVQQLSMARSLTTIMQVVRKTARKLTGADGATFILRDGDLCYYADEDAIAPLWKGQRFPMSACISGWAMLNRKPAIIEDIYKDERIPVEAYRPTFVKSLAMVPIRTVNPVGAIGNYWSTEHATTKDELELLQSLADITSVSIENVYIYKELDDRVKQRTEQLEFANKELESFSYSVSHDLRAPLRAISGYTQILNEDYGKQLDKEGKRIMDNISNSTVRMTTLIDDLLVFSRLGQKTINRTSVNMYELVNMAIAELNKTVDHKAEINVNKLPVINADYNLMHQVIFNLISNAVKYSSKKGNARVDISCTEHETEYIFSVKDNGVGFDMKYANKLFGVFQRLHSNDEFEGTGVGLSLVQRIIYKHGGKIWADAKPDEGATFNFSVKKEESFLNN encoded by the coding sequence ATGACAAGCGAACAATTGAAATTATTAGTGGATACGGTTCAGCAATTATCGATGGCCCGTAGCCTTACTACAATAATGCAAGTAGTAAGAAAAACTGCCCGAAAACTTACCGGGGCTGATGGTGCTACCTTTATTTTACGCGACGGGGATCTATGTTATTATGCAGATGAAGATGCGATAGCACCTTTATGGAAAGGGCAGCGCTTCCCCATGTCTGCCTGTATAAGCGGTTGGGCCATGCTTAACCGTAAGCCTGCCATTATTGAAGATATTTATAAAGATGAACGCATTCCTGTAGAAGCATATCGCCCCACATTTGTAAAAAGTTTGGCAATGGTGCCGATAAGAACCGTTAACCCGGTTGGAGCTATAGGAAATTATTGGAGCACTGAACATGCTACCACTAAAGATGAATTGGAATTACTACAATCATTGGCGGATATAACCTCTGTTTCAATCGAAAATGTATATATATACAAAGAGTTAGATGATAGAGTGAAGCAACGTACGGAACAGTTAGAGTTTGCCAATAAAGAACTGGAATCGTTTTCTTATTCTGTTTCTCATGATCTGCGTGCGCCATTGCGTGCCATAAGTGGCTATACACAAATATTAAATGAAGATTACGGAAAGCAACTGGATAAAGAAGGTAAGCGCATTATGGACAATATCAGCAACAGCACGGTTAGAATGACAACGCTGATTGACGATCTGTTAGTGTTTTCAAGATTGGGACAAAAAACGATCAACAGGACGTCCGTTAATATGTATGAGCTGGTGAACATGGCAATAGCGGAGCTAAATAAAACCGTTGATCATAAAGCTGAAATTAACGTAAACAAACTACCTGTAATTAATGCGGATTATAATTTGATGCACCAGGTAATATTCAATTTAATTTCCAACGCCGTTAAATATTCTTCCAAAAAAGGAAATGCACGGGTCGATATCAGTTGTACAGAGCATGAAACTGAATATATTTTTTCTGTAAAAGATAATGGTGTTGGATTTGATATGAAGTATGCCAATAAATTATTCGGCGTATTTCAACGACTTCACTCTAATGATGAATTTGAAGGAACCGGCGTTGGCTTATCATTAGTACAGCGCATCATTTATAAACATGGCGGCAAAATATGGGCAGATGCAAAGCCCGATGAAGGAGCTACTTTTAATTTCTCTGTTAAGAAAGAAGAAAGTTTTTTAAACAATTGA